A genome region from Musa acuminata AAA Group cultivar baxijiao chromosome BXJ3-5, Cavendish_Baxijiao_AAA, whole genome shotgun sequence includes the following:
- the LOC135638585 gene encoding very-long-chain aldehyde decarbonylase GL1-10-like, producing the protein MLPYATLEDSEAALGRSLTAAEALWFRYSARMPDYLLYCHNILFLLVIFSLAPLPLTLIELCLPAAVSPYKLQPKVRLPAASFFRCYKDVMRVFIFIVGPLQLSSYPTVKLVGIRTGLPMPSLWEVAAQLGVYFLVEDYGNYWIHRLMHGKWGYEKIHHVHHEFTAPIGFAAPYAHWAEVLLLGIPSFVGPAIAPCHMITFWIWIALRQLEAIETHSGYDFPLSPTKFIPFYGGAEYHDYHHYVGGQSQSNFASVFTYCDYIYGTDKGYRYHKACLTKLKEQQGNGRLNGEVNGFINYGQKSE; encoded by the exons ATGTTGCCGTACGCGACGTTGGAGGATTCGGAGGCGGCGCTAGGGCGGAGCCTCACCGCCGCGGAGGCTCTATGGTTCCGCTATTCCGCCCGGATGCCCGACTACCTCCTCTACTGCCACAACATCCTCTTCCTGCTCGTCATCTTCAGCCTCGCCCCCCTCCCGCTTACCTTGATCGAGCTCTGCCTCCCCGCCGCCGTCTCCCCCTACAAGCTCCAGCCCAAGGTCCGCCTCCCGGCCGCCTCCTTCTTCCGATGCTACAAGGATGTCATGCGCGTCTTCATCTTCATCGTCGGCCCGCTCCAACTCTCCTCCTACCCAACCGTGAAG CTTGTGGGGATACGGACCGGGTTGCCGATGCCGTCGTTGTGGGAGGTGGCAGCGCAGCTGGGGGTGTATTTCTTGGTGGAAGACTACGGCAACTACTGGATCCACCGGCTGATGCACGGCAAGTGGGGGTACGAGAAGATCCACCACGTCCACCACGAATTCACCGCGCCCATCGGCTTTGCCGCTCCCTACGCGCACTGGGCGGAGGTTCTCCTCCTCGGGATCCCCTCCTTCGTTGGGCCGGCCATCGCCCCCTGCCACATGATCACCTTCTGGATCTGGATCGCCCTCCGCCAGCTTGAGGCCATCGAAACCCACAGCGG ATATGACTTTCCTTTAAGTCCCACAAAGTTTATCCCCTTCTATGGAGGAGCAGAGTATCATGATTATCATCACTATGTTGGAGGACAGAGCCAAAGTAACTTTGCTTCCGTGTTCACCTACTGTGATTACATATATGGGACCGACAAG GGATACAGATACCACAAGGCATGCCTAACAAAG TTGAAGGAGCAGCAGGGAAATGGTCGCCTGAATGGGGAAGTTAATGGTTTCATCAACTACGGCCAGAAATCTGAGTAG
- the LOC103985735 gene encoding uncharacterized protein LOC103985735 isoform X1 codes for MATTVTVSSFKFPSSSGRSYNTPENITSVIASAYASTSLVSLPKVSTSAASLRRRRNLPGASSEGIPTELAEDPKFVPLNADDPIYGPPALLLMGFEEDEMEKIQMLLKELDGEFLKVIYCTEDMIKQTVWDAMHTEQINLVDVKIAKSLPRLCILSGLSGEEMIMFIDAFPETGLQPAVFAALVPNSADKLLGDVIDEIMGDHEMMENNQVSSCNHRKLVRHKLMSRLMEL; via the exons ATGGCTACTACAGTTACGGTGTCTAGCTTCAAGTTTCCATCGTCTTCCGGTCGATCCTACAATACCCCAGAAAACATTACCTCTGTAATCGCCTCCGCCTATGCTTCCACTTCGCTTGTCTCTTTGCCAAAAGTAAGCACCTCAGCTGCCTCCTTGAGAAGGCGCAGGAACTTACCAGGAGCGTCCTCGGAAG GTATTCCTACTGAATTAGCTGAAGACCCCAAATTTGTTCCTTTAAATGCTGATGACCCTATCTATGGTCCACCA GCTTTACTGCTTATGGGATTTGAAGAAGATGAAATGGAAAAG ATTCAAATGCTTCTAAAAGAGCTTGATGGTGAATTTTTGAAG GTTATTTATTGTACAGAGGATATGATTAAGCAGACAGTTTGGGATGCAATGCACACTGAACAGATCAATTTAGTAGATGTTAAG ATTGCGAAATCTTTACCCAGATTATGCATTTTGTCAGGACTAAGTGGTGAGGAGATGATAATGTTTATTGATGCATTTCCAGAAACTG GATTGCAACCGGCGGTTTTTGCAGCCCTCGTTCCTAACAGCGCAGATAAACTTCTTGGAGATGTTATCGACGAAATTATGGGGGATCATGAAATGATG GAAAACAATCAAGTTAGTTCCTGCAACCATCGCAAGCTTGTACGGCACAAATTGATGTCGAGGTTGATGGAGCTATAG
- the LOC135638689 gene encoding thioredoxin-like 3-3 isoform X2, protein MWKLFVLVLTLHFYRETYRITALYGPRLSIGLGALHMMPQDQWCRVCTKILPAFCKLSNEFKNLMFVYADIDECPETTQSIRYTPTFHFYRDGERVDEMLGAGEERLHDRLWLHS, encoded by the exons ATGTGGAAGTTATTTGTTCTTGTTTTGACCTTGCATTTCTATAGGGAAACCTATAGGATTACGGCGTTGTATGGTCCTCGGCTCTCCATTGGGTTGGGGGCATTACACATGATGCCACAAGATCAATG GTGCCGAGTATGCACCAAGATCCTTCCGGCCTTCTGTAAGCTGAGCAATGAGTTCAAAAACCTCATGTTCgtctatgccgatattgatgaatgTCCTGAAACGACACAAAGCATACGCTATACACCAACTTTCCATTTTTATCGAGATGGAGAGAGAGTTGATGAGATGCTTGGTGCAGGAGAAGAGAGACTACACGACCGGCTCTGGTTACATTCTTAA
- the LOC103985735 gene encoding uncharacterized protein LOC103985735 isoform X2 yields the protein MATTVTVSSFKFPSSSGRSYNTPENITSVIASAYASTSLVSLPKVSTSAASLRRRRNLPGASSEGIPTELAEDPKFVPLNADDPIYGPPALLLMGFEEDEMEKIQMLLKELDGEFLKVIYCTEDMIKQTVWDAMHTEQINLVDVKIAKSLPRLCILSGLSGEEMIMFIDAFPETGLQPAVFAALVPNSADKLLGDVIDEIMGDHEMMSGKQSS from the exons ATGGCTACTACAGTTACGGTGTCTAGCTTCAAGTTTCCATCGTCTTCCGGTCGATCCTACAATACCCCAGAAAACATTACCTCTGTAATCGCCTCCGCCTATGCTTCCACTTCGCTTGTCTCTTTGCCAAAAGTAAGCACCTCAGCTGCCTCCTTGAGAAGGCGCAGGAACTTACCAGGAGCGTCCTCGGAAG GTATTCCTACTGAATTAGCTGAAGACCCCAAATTTGTTCCTTTAAATGCTGATGACCCTATCTATGGTCCACCA GCTTTACTGCTTATGGGATTTGAAGAAGATGAAATGGAAAAG ATTCAAATGCTTCTAAAAGAGCTTGATGGTGAATTTTTGAAG GTTATTTATTGTACAGAGGATATGATTAAGCAGACAGTTTGGGATGCAATGCACACTGAACAGATCAATTTAGTAGATGTTAAG ATTGCGAAATCTTTACCCAGATTATGCATTTTGTCAGGACTAAGTGGTGAGGAGATGATAATGTTTATTGATGCATTTCCAGAAACTG GATTGCAACCGGCGGTTTTTGCAGCCCTCGTTCCTAACAGCGCAGATAAACTTCTTGGAGATGTTATCGACGAAATTATGGGGGATCATGAAATGATG TCAGGAAAACAATCAAGTTAG
- the LOC135638689 gene encoding thioredoxin-like 3-3 isoform X1, with protein sequence MVEEGKGELQKDSGEEETGLRLPTNRHGNLSSASSDARLKDSLQTIKSSKNSAVVYYGASWCRVCTKILPAFCKLSNEFKNLMFVYADIDECPETTQSIRYTPTFHFYRDGERVDEMLGAGEERLHDRLWLHS encoded by the exons ATGGTGGAAGAAGGAAAGGGCGAGTTGCAGAAGGACAGTGGAGAGGAAGAAACCGGTCTAAGACTCCCAACCAATCGCCATGGTAACCTCAGCAGCGCCTCCAGCGATGCTCGTCTCAAAGACTCCTTGCAAACCATTAAATCCTCCAAGAATTCT GCTGTCGTGTACTACGGTGCTTCCTG GTGCCGAGTATGCACCAAGATCCTTCCGGCCTTCTGTAAGCTGAGCAATGAGTTCAAAAACCTCATGTTCgtctatgccgatattgatgaatgTCCTGAAACGACACAAAGCATACGCTATACACCAACTTTCCATTTTTATCGAGATGGAGAGAGAGTTGATGAGATGCTTGGTGCAGGAGAAGAGAGACTACACGACCGGCTCTGGTTACATTCTTAA